GGCTCTTTTGTTAGTTATAATAAGAACTCTATAGATATAGGGTATATGGATTTTAGTGGAAAAGATTCAAATATAGACTCTTTTCCGTTAAAAGAGATTTCAGGATCGATTGTAAAAATCCTTGAAGATGATGGAGTTAACGCATTTAAATATGAAGATCCAGATGGTTATTTACCTCTAAAAGAGGCCTTAGCCAACTATTTTAAATTTTACAACATAACAACAAGGGCAGAGCTAATACAAATTGTTTCAGGAGGGCAACAGGCAATAGACATAGTATCCAAAGCCCTTTTAGATTTTGGAGACACTGTTATAACTGAGCAACCAACATATCATGGAGCAGTAAAAAGTTTCTTAAGTAGAGAGGCTAGGATAATAAGTATAGATATACAAAAAAATGGTTTAGATATTGATGCTTTAATTTCAAAAATTGAAGTTAGAAAACCTAGCTTTATATATATAATGCCTTACAATCAAAAGCCTACCGGAGTAACATATAGCTATGAAAATAGAGTACAACTTTTAGAAATTGCTCATAAATATGGATTTTACATTTTAGAAGATGATTTAGGCAGTGAGTTAGAGTTTGATTTAAATAATAGAAGCTTAAAAAGCCTAGATAAGTATGACCGAGTAATATACATAAAAAGCTTTACCCCCCTATTTATGCCAGGGCTTCGACTAGGGTGTATTATCCCCCCGGAGAAGATTTTTAATAAATTTTTAAACATTAAAACTAGTACAGATATATCCACTCCTGGGCTAATTCAAAGGGCTTTTACAAACTATCTAAATAATAATAACTGGAATGAGTATTATAAAACTTTATCAATTAATATACGAAGTAAAAGCTTATTAATTAAAGATATACTTATGTCAGATTTTAAAGATTTAATATCCTTTGATAGTGAGTTAAATTCACCCCATTTCTGGATAAAACTTTTAAAAGGAGATAGTAGAAGATTAAGAGATATATGTATAATATATGGTATTGATATAACTCCAGGGGAAACTATAGGTGTTGACTACTCAAACTACTTTTTACTAAATACAAAAAGTATACCTAAAGAGAATATAGAGCCAGGTTTAATTATATTGAAAAAAGCTATAAATTTACTCTATTTAGAATATTAAACACTTTTAGAGCTAAGTATAAACTGATTATTTGAAAATATATCTAAAAGCTTTTTACAAAATGTATCACCCTGACTACTAGAGTGGTATTTGTCAGTTACATCGATATATACACCATCATCTATCTGTCTTGATGTTATATATATTATATCACTTCCACTATCAATCTGTTTAGATACCATATATAGAGTACTTAGAAGAGTTGAAATTTTATCTTCCTTTGAAATTGAAACAATATCAATATTAAAATAACAACCACCACCATACTGCTTGTAAATAGCTAAACAGGTAATAGCACCAGATACAAAATCCTTATATTTTAAGTTTAAATTACTTTGATTAAAAACATAGGTTAATAGACGAGTATCTACAACAAAGAGATACTCTATAACATCTGTAGTATTATAAAAATACTTTCTTAGCTGCTCAATCTTATCAATAACATTAAATTCAGACTCATCTAAACAGCTACTAACAGCAAGCTCAACTCTCTCTATTCTATCAATAGATTTATTAATATAAAAAATTGTAAAAAAATAAAGAGGGGTTATTAAGATATAAATATTAAAATAGGATGATAAAGCTATACCAAACTTTATATATAGCCCCAGAGTGATAGTAGATAATAGTATTATACATCTTCTTTCAGTAATTAACATTTATGTTCCATTTTTTTAAATTTATTTTAATTATATTAGTTTTGAGCTATATCACAAGGATTTTTTTTTAAATGTTCAAAATCAATATCGTAGATCAAGGAAATATATCTATCTATTACCTCAAAATCAATATCATTATTAATAAAATCCTTAGCGAGGGTGTTTAAATCCTCAATTTGTTTTTTACTAAGTATTGGTATGGGTAGGGATTCAATATCACTACGAAGTATTTTTATAGCGTTAAACTTTTTTCTAAAAATAAATTTAAATAGGGATGAGTTTAAGATAACACCAATAACCTTTATAGGAATGTCCTCTATTTTCGGAATCATTATATTTGCGCTATTTAGTGTAAGGTGTTTATTATTATCATAAGCAAAAACCAGTTCCTTATTAATAAATTTATATACTAATTTCTCTTTAGCCCTATATAGATCAATAGGAGCACACTGCTGATATAACTGGGGATTAAAATTGATATAACTAGTAGGGGGTAATAGTGTCATACAGGATAGATCCTTTCCCTTATATATAGGTTCCATACCATCCTTATAAATAGATGATAAGTGTTTTGAATTATTTCCAGTAACAATACCTAAAGCCCATTTAGCCCTACCCTTTAAAGTTAAATGGGGATAAGAATAAACTTTATCAATTAATTCTTGATCATTATTATCACAATATATATCAATAATATTGTTTGTATTGCTTAAAAATCTACTTCCTTCCACCTGGTATGTGTCCATATCCGTTTTAATTGTTGTAATTGATCCTTTACTTCTAAAATTAATCGACCCATCTAACCTAATAACCGATGAGAATACATTTTTAAAAAGTCGGCCACAACTCTCTATATAGTCAAGGCAGGAGTTATTTAAAAGATAGGATCTAATATCTTTATGGTTTTTAACATAGAGAATGGATTCTGGAAGTACAAAAGAGTATTTTCCCCCTATCTCTAGATGGTTTATTGCAAAGTGTATAAAGTATGAAAAACTCTCCTTAGATTGTATACTAACATACTTCTCCTTTAAAAGTTCTAAGTCAATTTTACTAAATTTTGCACCCCAGGGAGGATTGGTTGCTATAAAGGAGAAGTTTTTCTCCTTAAAATCTAAAAGAGAGTTCATATGATAGATGTTTGGTTTAAAATCCCTATCCTTATAGTAGAGAAGTAGATTAATTCTAGTTATATTTACAGCATTTTCATCTATATCAGCCCCCCATATTCTACTGGGATCACCTATTTTTTTTGCCATTAAAAGTAAAAACTGCCCTGTACCACAACAGGGATCCAAAACCTTTCCAATTAGTAAATTATCATCAACAATCTGTTCTACAAGTGATGTGGGAGTATAGTAGGAGCCTAATTGGGACTTCTCCCCCTCATGCATTATTGACTGATAGATAATACCTAGAAAGTCAATCTCCTTAGGTAGAGGAGCTTCTAATAAAAATTTACAAAACCTATTATCTTCTTTAATCTCCCCATTACTAATAGTAGAAAACCATGATTTTAGCTCAAAATAGACACTCTCTCTTTTAAAGTAGGACTTATCCTCAAACTTAATAGCTTTATATAGGGTGCTCTTTTCTATATCCCCACTATTAATAAGTGCATTTATTGATAAAAGGAAAAGAGCTTGGGAAGGCTTAATATTATACTCTAAAATAAAATGAATAATATCCTCTATTAATACTAGGGAGTTCTGATTATTTACATACTCTAATGGGATAAAATGTGTTCTAGAACTGCTTTTATTCGCCCTAGAGTCTAGTCTTTTTATCTCTCCAGTACGAATTTTATCTTTTAAATCCTCAACTTCCACATTTGAGTACAGGTTATTATGTATAGCCTTAATGTATCCATGCCGTTCCCAATTTTTTAAACTAGCAACAGAGATACCTAATATAGAAGCTGCTTCATTTTTAGTAAGTAAATTCATATCTGTATAATAAATAGTTTATCCCTTGGTTACAAGGTTAATTTTATTCTATAAATATCTTGAAACTTATTAAGTTATAAGGTTTATTATAATAATGAAAAGAATATATATAGTTTTATTTGTTTTAATTTCAACTTTTACCTTTGCCCAAGAAGATAGAACATCCTTTGTTATATCTGGTGGGACACAGTATTTAGATAACTTTTTTGTAGATTTTGGTTTTTCTATTATTAAACCATTAGCTGGAAATAAAGAGTTAGATATAAAGGTATCTTTAGATCTAAGAACTGAGAATGATGGTGAGAGTGTTAAACCTGAGTTTAATATCCCTGTTTATTTTGATATAAATTTTTTATTCCCAATAGGTGAAAAGCTTACTTATTTAGTTGGAACTGGTATCACTCCTACACTAAGACCTCTAGGTGATGAAAGTATCTTTTTAATTGGACCAAATGCAAAAATGGGCTTTAGATATAAGATCCATCCATCAATGAGCCTACTACTTGAAGCAACACAATCCCTATTAATAGGTCCACCAAACTGGATGTATTCAGCTACCCAGATAATTTTTGGAATTAACTTCTTTATTTAAATTAACAATAAAGCTTAACCATATAAGGTGGATAAAGATTGATATACGACCCTATATGGTTAATAATGAAATTGTTGGTATAATATGGAATTATCAAAAAAAAAATAAGAAAGATATACTACCTATCAGGTTCTCTAATATTAATAATAATAGTTATTGCAATATCTGTTCCATTTAATTTCCTTTTAAACATAGAGTATAATAAAAAGATATCCCAACTTTCAGATAGCATATTAAAACAGAAACATGATTTTTTAACCGAGTTAGTAAATGAAAAGATATCTGATATTGATTATATATCTACATTAACCAAAGATGAACTTGAAATCTTCTCTAATACCGC
Above is a genomic segment from Thiospirochaeta perfilievii containing:
- a CDS encoding PLP-dependent aminotransferase family protein, which produces MDLKDIKLEKNGEHLYIQLFNELKKLITNQTIKDKTKLPPIRDFATSLNVNSVTIINAYKLLEKDGLIYKKVGSGSFVSYNKNSIDIGYMDFSGKDSNIDSFPLKEISGSIVKILEDDGVNAFKYEDPDGYLPLKEALANYFKFYNITTRAELIQIVSGGQQAIDIVSKALLDFGDTVITEQPTYHGAVKSFLSREARIISIDIQKNGLDIDALISKIEVRKPSFIYIMPYNQKPTGVTYSYENRVQLLEIAHKYGFYILEDDLGSELEFDLNNRSLKSLDKYDRVIYIKSFTPLFMPGLRLGCIIPPEKIFNKFLNIKTSTDISTPGLIQRAFTNYLNNNNWNEYYKTLSINIRSKSLLIKDILMSDFKDLISFDSELNSPHFWIKLLKGDSRRLRDICIIYGIDITPGETIGVDYSNYFLLNTKSIPKENIEPGLIILKKAINLLYLEY
- a CDS encoding N-6 DNA methylase, translated to MNLLTKNEAASILGISVASLKNWERHGYIKAIHNNLYSNVEVEDLKDKIRTGEIKRLDSRANKSSSRTHFIPLEYVNNQNSLVLIEDIIHFILEYNIKPSQALFLLSINALINSGDIEKSTLYKAIKFEDKSYFKRESVYFELKSWFSTISNGEIKEDNRFCKFLLEAPLPKEIDFLGIIYQSIMHEGEKSQLGSYYTPTSLVEQIVDDNLLIGKVLDPCCGTGQFLLLMAKKIGDPSRIWGADIDENAVNITRINLLLYYKDRDFKPNIYHMNSLLDFKEKNFSFIATNPPWGAKFSKIDLELLKEKYVSIQSKESFSYFIHFAINHLEIGGKYSFVLPESILYVKNHKDIRSYLLNNSCLDYIESCGRLFKNVFSSVIRLDGSINFRSKGSITTIKTDMDTYQVEGSRFLSNTNNIIDIYCDNNDQELIDKVYSYPHLTLKGRAKWALGIVTGNNSKHLSSIYKDGMEPIYKGKDLSCMTLLPPTSYINFNPQLYQQCAPIDLYRAKEKLVYKFINKELVFAYDNNKHLTLNSANIMIPKIEDIPIKVIGVILNSSLFKFIFRKKFNAIKILRSDIESLPIPILSKKQIEDLNTLAKDFINNDIDFEVIDRYISLIYDIDFEHLKKNPCDIAQN